The Deinococcus proteolyticus MRP genome includes a window with the following:
- the wrbA gene encoding NAD(P)H:quinone oxidoreductase type IV → MAPKILIAYYTTYGTNYAMAKEAQAAAEAKGAEVRLRKFPETAPQSVIDGQAAWKAMQDQTADVPEVSHDDMRWAEGYLLSVPTRYGNVPSQAQAFIDTLGGLWAEGALANKTFSAMTSAANNHGGQEMTLQGLYVMAAHWGDVIVPPGFTSDVVSKAGGNPYGASVTAGGDLSEEKKAAIRHQAERLVEFTERLTR, encoded by the coding sequence ATGGCCCCCAAAATCCTGATTGCCTACTACACCACCTACGGCACCAACTACGCGATGGCCAAAGAAGCCCAGGCAGCCGCCGAAGCGAAGGGAGCCGAAGTGCGCCTGCGCAAGTTCCCCGAAACGGCTCCCCAGAGTGTGATTGATGGTCAGGCCGCCTGGAAAGCCATGCAGGACCAGACGGCCGACGTGCCGGAAGTGTCGCATGACGACATGCGCTGGGCCGAGGGCTATCTGCTCAGCGTGCCGACCCGCTACGGCAACGTGCCCAGTCAGGCGCAGGCCTTTATCGACACCCTTGGGGGTCTGTGGGCCGAGGGCGCGCTGGCCAACAAGACCTTCAGCGCCATGACCTCAGCGGCCAACAATCACGGCGGTCAGGAAATGACCCTGCAAGGCCTCTACGTGATGGCTGCCCACTGGGGTGACGTGATCGTGCCTCCCGGCTTCACCTCCGATGTCGTCTCCAAAGCTGGAGGCAACCCTTACGGTGCAAGCGTGACGGCGGGCGGTGACCTGTCTGAAGAGAAGAAAGCGGCCATCCGCCACCAGGCTGAGCGGTTGGTGGAGTTCACAGAGCGGCTGACCCGCTGA
- a CDS encoding tyrosine-protein kinase domain-containing protein → MTQSHEQELDLTTLWHRLKRALPWILALSLALAGLTYFWSRSKPAVYEAQASLLVTGGSAQAADSVLGEALVKAPPLPEGAVAQALQSTSVMGPLTARIAQNAAIPEPEQQRLIENLQTELAERSMETVRLTSRLDLYGNGIYTVAGRANTPEAARTLANLAAQSLLEWDKDRALASVRQAQQGFEAQLSQVEAELKAARAGSPERSLLASRQTALQQSLTQVGILEQSISGVLQPLSEAITPLSPVEPQPVRNAALAGIAGLLLGLGFATLMAVADRKVRSEDDLLDLGLPTLASLPKLRQRDVMMRGMVRAARQAGLYEAIGFLRVNLLSALQGVERPVIMVTSSAPGEGKSSVTATLADALAGTGKKVLIIDADLRRGTQVQVWQKYLNGSVPTWTSMIGENGAQDTPSALRDPYNVQVLATEDNVHLLPAGQGMQDSLGALNAAQLSEAIGLWRSRYDLILIDSAPLLALADGLVLGKVADGVVLVTESGQTDLRAIRNSVRRAERAGLNLLGFVINKQSQSAESSYSYSYSYSPKSRAEG, encoded by the coding sequence GTGACTCAATCTCATGAACAGGAACTAGACCTCACGACCCTATGGCACCGTCTGAAACGTGCACTTCCTTGGATTCTTGCCCTTAGCCTCGCGCTGGCAGGCCTGACCTATTTCTGGTCGCGCTCCAAGCCGGCCGTGTACGAGGCGCAGGCCTCCTTGCTGGTGACTGGCGGGTCGGCTCAGGCGGCGGACAGCGTGTTGGGAGAGGCTTTGGTCAAAGCACCTCCTTTGCCCGAAGGTGCCGTAGCCCAGGCCCTGCAAAGTACCTCGGTCATGGGACCACTGACGGCCAGGATTGCCCAGAATGCTGCTATCCCTGAGCCGGAGCAGCAGAGGCTGATCGAGAACCTGCAGACCGAATTGGCTGAGCGCAGCATGGAGACGGTGCGGCTCACTTCAAGGCTCGACCTTTACGGGAACGGCATCTATACCGTAGCGGGCCGTGCCAATACCCCCGAAGCGGCGCGGACCCTGGCGAATTTGGCTGCCCAGTCGCTGCTGGAATGGGACAAGGACCGCGCTCTGGCCAGTGTTCGGCAGGCTCAGCAGGGCTTTGAGGCGCAGCTGAGTCAGGTAGAAGCTGAACTGAAAGCTGCACGGGCCGGAAGTCCGGAAAGGTCGCTGCTGGCGTCCCGGCAGACTGCCTTGCAGCAGAGCCTGACCCAGGTCGGTATCTTGGAGCAGTCGATTTCAGGAGTGTTGCAGCCGCTCTCGGAAGCCATTACTCCGCTGTCCCCCGTGGAGCCCCAACCCGTAAGGAATGCTGCGTTGGCAGGTATCGCCGGTCTGCTGCTGGGCCTGGGGTTCGCCACACTGATGGCCGTGGCGGACCGCAAGGTGCGCAGTGAGGACGACCTGCTCGACCTGGGCCTGCCTACCCTGGCCAGCCTGCCCAAATTGCGCCAGCGTGACGTCATGATGCGGGGTATGGTACGGGCCGCCAGGCAAGCCGGGCTGTACGAAGCCATTGGCTTCCTGCGCGTGAACCTGCTTTCCGCGCTGCAAGGTGTCGAGCGCCCGGTGATTATGGTGACCAGCTCCGCGCCCGGTGAAGGCAAATCCAGTGTCACGGCAACGCTTGCGGACGCACTGGCTGGTACCGGCAAAAAGGTCTTGATTATAGATGCTGACCTGCGCCGCGGCACCCAGGTCCAGGTCTGGCAGAAGTACCTCAACGGGTCTGTTCCCACCTGGACTTCGATGATAGGAGAAAACGGCGCGCAGGATACGCCCAGTGCGCTGCGGGACCCCTACAACGTTCAGGTGCTGGCCACCGAGGACAATGTTCACCTGTTGCCAGCCGGTCAGGGCATGCAGGACAGCCTGGGGGCCCTGAACGCTGCACAGCTGTCCGAGGCCATTGGGCTGTGGCGCTCGCGGTACGACCTGATTCTGATTGACAGTGCTCCGCTGCTTGCCCTGGCGGACGGCCTGGTGCTCGGTAAGGTGGCCGACGGTGTGGTGCTGGTGACGGAATCCGGACAGACTGACTTGCGGGCCATCCGGAATTCCGTTCGCCGGGCCGAGCGCGCTGGGCTGAACCTGCTGGGCTTCGTCATCAACAAGCAGAGCCAAAGTGCGGAGAGCAGCTACTCCTACTCCTACTCCTACAGTCCCAAGAGCCGAGCGGAAGGATAA
- a CDS encoding polysaccharide biosynthesis protein: MAGKTVLITGGTGSFGNELLQLIKDSDVKEIRVFSRDELKQEHMRVRMKNPKVKFYIGDIRDRASVDQAMAGVDLAFHAAALKQVPSCEFFPMQAVLTNVVGSHNVIESAIDHGVGSLVCLSTDKAVQPVNAMGMTKGLMEKVATAAARRLVGTEGATTISSVRYGNVMYSRGSVIPLFIEQIKAGKPLTVTDPNMTRFLLSLRSAIDLVLFAFEHAQQGDIFVRKAPASTVADLAQALVNLFEADVPIEVIGTRHAEKLFEVLASSGEIAQSEDMGDYLRVRMDVRDLNYAKYFSEGNREEIFLEDYHSHNTERLNVKQVEELLLTLPAVQAELAAWRAKR; this comes from the coding sequence ATGGCTGGCAAGACGGTTCTGATTACCGGCGGCACCGGCTCTTTCGGCAATGAACTGCTGCAGCTCATCAAAGACAGCGATGTTAAGGAAATCCGCGTATTCAGCCGTGACGAGCTGAAGCAGGAGCACATGCGGGTCCGCATGAAGAACCCCAAGGTGAAGTTCTACATCGGGGATATTCGTGACCGCGCTTCAGTGGACCAGGCAATGGCCGGTGTAGACCTGGCGTTTCATGCGGCGGCGCTCAAGCAGGTGCCCAGCTGCGAGTTCTTTCCCATGCAGGCTGTGCTGACCAATGTGGTGGGGTCACACAACGTCATCGAGTCGGCCATCGACCATGGCGTGGGGTCACTGGTGTGCCTGAGTACCGACAAGGCCGTGCAGCCGGTGAACGCCATGGGCATGACCAAGGGGCTGATGGAAAAAGTAGCCACCGCCGCCGCTCGCCGCCTGGTGGGGACCGAGGGAGCGACCACCATTTCCAGCGTGCGCTACGGCAACGTGATGTATTCGCGCGGCTCGGTGATTCCGCTGTTTATCGAGCAAATCAAGGCGGGCAAGCCCCTGACCGTCACCGACCCCAACATGACCCGCTTCCTGCTCTCGCTGCGCAGCGCCATTGACCTGGTGCTGTTCGCCTTCGAGCACGCGCAACAGGGGGACATTTTCGTGCGTAAGGCTCCCGCCAGCACGGTGGCCGACCTGGCCCAGGCGCTGGTCAACCTGTTTGAGGCCGATGTGCCGATTGAAGTGATCGGAACCCGGCATGCCGAGAAGCTGTTCGAGGTGCTGGCTTCCTCTGGCGAGATTGCCCAGAGTGAGGACATGGGCGACTACCTGCGGGTCCGCATGGACGTGCGCGACCTGAACTACGCCAAGTACTTCAGCGAAGGGAACCGCGAGGAAATTTTCCTGGAGGACTACCACTCGCACAACACCGAGCGCCTGAACGTCAAGCAGGTGGAAGAACTGCTGCTGACGCTGCCCGCTGTGCAAGCTGAACTGGCCGCCTGGAGAGCCAAGCGATGA
- a CDS encoding metal-sensitive transcriptional regulator, protein MPQAERLAARRRLSVAQGHLQSIVKMLDDPEVYCMDVLRQIKAVQGALDGAGSVVLRGHLHAHVATASERGDSAEIVEELMQALKYR, encoded by the coding sequence ATGCCGCAAGCCGAGCGGCTGGCCGCCCGCCGCCGCCTCAGTGTGGCGCAGGGACATCTGCAGAGCATCGTGAAGATGCTCGACGACCCGGAGGTGTACTGCATGGACGTGCTACGGCAAATCAAGGCAGTGCAGGGTGCTCTGGACGGTGCCGGTAGCGTCGTTCTGCGCGGCCACCTGCACGCCCATGTGGCAACTGCCAGTGAACGCGGCGACAGTGCCGAAATCGTCGAGGAGCTGATGCAGGCGCTGAAATACCGTTAG
- a CDS encoding catalase, whose amino-acid sequence MPKSETSQPAASVRHDPSDPIHNQDKAHTNAKSDDLARDTAPRSEQDRLTDNFGHAISDDLNSLKAGVRGPTLLEDYLLREKIHHFDHERIPERIVHARGSAAHGYFELTESLEQYTTARVLTEVGKQTPVFTRFSTVAGFRGSADTPRDVRGFSVRFYTDEGNWDIVGNNIPVFFIQDAIKFPDLVHAVKPEPHHEMPQAASAHDTFWDFISLTPESMHMIMWQMSDRTLPRYFDTMEGFGVHTFRLINAQGQSTFVKYHWKPVNGVHSLVWDESQKIMGKDPDFQRRAMWETIDQGGTLEWDLAVQLFTQEEADGWDFDILDATKIIPEELVPLKVIGRMVLNRNPDNFFAETEQVGYKPTNLVQGMDFTNDPLMQGRLFSYLDTQLIRLGGPNWQHLPINRPLNPVANNQRDGFMRHVINPGRVSYHPASLDGGSPQEVPRDQGGFVSYPEPISGEKLRKRAESFGDHYGQARLFWNSLEPIEREHLCKALQFELSKVETRHVRVAMLDHLEQIHPLLASQVAVALGEAPRADEVVKPGGTADCAEEMQLLAKAEAAPTASGGLSKSKGLSMEAQPPKGIRNRMVAILAADGVDGAQVDAIKQALEAEDAKGEVLGQHLGMLDGGAEAKKTISNSHMVLFDAVIVPGGAQSVAALLEDGDAHAYLLEAYKHGKPIAAYGEGQQLLQGSDLAALVGDLSGMKALGILSADAPDMAEFVQTLAQHRFWGRPKLKRLSN is encoded by the coding sequence ATGCCCAAGTCAGAAACCAGCCAGCCTGCCGCCTCCGTGCGGCATGACCCTTCCGACCCTATCCATAATCAGGACAAGGCCCACACCAACGCCAAATCCGACGACCTGGCCCGTGATACGGCCCCCCGCAGCGAACAGGACCGCCTGACCGACAACTTCGGCCATGCCATCAGCGACGACCTGAACTCGCTCAAGGCCGGCGTGCGTGGCCCCACCCTGCTGGAAGACTACCTGCTGCGCGAGAAGATTCACCACTTCGACCACGAGCGTATTCCCGAGCGTATCGTGCACGCACGCGGTTCGGCGGCACACGGCTACTTCGAACTGACCGAGTCGCTGGAGCAGTACACCACCGCCCGGGTGCTGACCGAAGTGGGCAAGCAGACCCCGGTGTTTACCCGCTTCTCCACCGTGGCCGGTTTCCGTGGTTCGGCGGACACCCCCCGCGACGTGCGCGGCTTCTCGGTGCGGTTCTACACCGACGAAGGCAACTGGGACATTGTGGGCAACAACATCCCGGTGTTCTTTATTCAGGACGCCATCAAGTTCCCGGACCTGGTGCACGCCGTCAAGCCCGAGCCGCACCATGAAATGCCGCAGGCCGCCAGCGCCCACGACACCTTCTGGGATTTCATCAGCCTGACGCCCGAGTCCATGCACATGATCATGTGGCAGATGTCGGACCGCACCCTGCCCCGCTACTTCGACACCATGGAGGGCTTCGGCGTCCACACCTTCCGCCTGATTAACGCCCAGGGCCAGAGCACCTTCGTAAAGTACCACTGGAAGCCGGTCAACGGCGTGCACTCGCTGGTCTGGGACGAGTCGCAGAAGATTATGGGCAAGGACCCCGATTTCCAGCGCCGCGCCATGTGGGAAACCATTGACCAGGGCGGCACGCTGGAATGGGACCTGGCCGTGCAGCTGTTTACTCAGGAAGAGGCCGACGGCTGGGACTTCGACATTCTGGACGCCACCAAGATCATTCCCGAAGAGCTGGTGCCGCTCAAGGTCATCGGCCGGATGGTGCTGAACCGCAACCCCGACAACTTCTTCGCCGAGACCGAGCAGGTCGGCTACAAGCCCACCAACCTGGTGCAGGGCATGGATTTCACCAACGACCCGCTGATGCAGGGCCGGCTGTTCTCCTACCTGGACACCCAGCTGATCCGCTTGGGCGGGCCGAACTGGCAGCACCTGCCTATCAACCGCCCGCTGAACCCGGTCGCCAACAACCAGCGCGACGGCTTCATGCGCCACGTCATCAACCCGGGCCGCGTGTCGTACCACCCTGCTTCGCTGGACGGCGGCTCCCCGCAGGAAGTGCCCCGCGATCAGGGCGGCTTCGTGAGCTACCCCGAGCCCATCAGTGGCGAGAAGCTGCGCAAGCGGGCCGAGAGCTTCGGTGACCACTACGGTCAGGCGCGCCTGTTCTGGAACTCGCTGGAGCCCATTGAGCGTGAACACCTGTGCAAGGCGCTGCAGTTCGAGCTGAGCAAGGTGGAAACCCGCCACGTGCGTGTGGCGATGCTGGATCATCTGGAACAGATTCATCCGCTGCTGGCCTCGCAGGTGGCTGTGGCCCTGGGCGAAGCTCCCCGCGCGGACGAGGTGGTCAAGCCTGGCGGAACCGCGGACTGTGCCGAGGAGATGCAGCTGCTGGCCAAGGCCGAAGCGGCTCCTACGGCCTCGGGCGGCCTGAGCAAGTCCAAGGGACTGAGTATGGAAGCCCAGCCGCCGAAGGGTATCCGTAACCGCATGGTGGCGATTCTGGCCGCCGACGGAGTGGACGGTGCTCAGGTGGACGCCATCAAGCAGGCACTGGAAGCCGAGGATGCCAAGGGCGAGGTCCTGGGACAGCACCTGGGTATGCTGGACGGCGGCGCCGAAGCCAAAAAGACCATCAGCAACTCCCATATGGTGTTGTTCGACGCTGTTATCGTGCCGGGCGGTGCCCAGAGCGTCGCCGCGCTGCTGGAAGACGGCGACGCCCATGCCTACCTGCTGGAAGCTTACAAGCACGGCAAGCCCATCGCCGCTTACGGCGAAGGTCAGCAGCTTCTGCAGGGTTCCGACCTGGCCGCGCTGGTGGGTGACCTCAGCGGCATGAAAGCCCTGGGAATTCTCAGCGCCGACGCTCCCGATATGGCCGAATTTGTGCAGACGCTGGCCCAACACCGTTTCTGGGGCCGGCCTAAATTGAAGCGCCTGAGCAACTGA
- a CDS encoding O-antigen translocase, whose protein sequence is MLNLLRHPFVALISANFFKIAGVLLINKVAATVLSPDDFGVFGQFVAVSAIVNMLSSAGLNNAVIRDVSAADEQEREQTGLEYFWTALLFSVLAGAVFLGLYPFFGHSWLGTERLTLPVMLLALSIPAFSFYTFALSYLSGSGQQRRNATLQVYGVLAGVAAFGACVTFLPGLVGLSLGYLLFLLGPAAVMFVARPLPLRWQRLTWDSLRRKLGDSAAMFSAILFLPAVLVLARSRLAAGAGWDTVAMWQVLSRLSDVYMQIFAIYFTHFFMQRLHAVDDERPLLKQAALLNLGAMAGVGLLFYLFYDLAVQLLFTVDYLWGREFVPWQVGVDSLKVLTMVLMYTFIAHRRFKSYIAMELGQAALLLLLITQTPLGNSLEGLYQALFLSAALGLAIAAGLHFKGRTQ, encoded by the coding sequence GTGCTGAACTTACTGAGACATCCGTTCGTTGCCCTGATTTCGGCCAACTTCTTTAAGATTGCAGGTGTCCTGCTGATCAATAAGGTGGCAGCTACTGTGCTGTCACCGGATGATTTCGGTGTGTTCGGGCAGTTCGTCGCCGTGTCTGCCATCGTCAACATGCTGTCTTCGGCTGGACTGAACAACGCGGTGATTCGCGACGTTTCGGCCGCAGATGAGCAGGAGCGCGAGCAGACTGGTCTGGAATACTTCTGGACCGCCCTGCTGTTTTCCGTGCTGGCCGGGGCAGTCTTTCTGGGGCTCTATCCGTTCTTTGGCCATTCCTGGCTGGGCACAGAACGGCTGACCCTGCCGGTCATGTTGCTGGCCCTGAGCATCCCCGCCTTCTCCTTTTACACCTTCGCGTTGTCCTACCTGAGCGGCAGCGGGCAGCAGCGGCGCAACGCCACCTTGCAGGTTTACGGCGTGCTGGCCGGTGTGGCGGCGTTCGGAGCCTGCGTGACTTTTCTGCCGGGCCTGGTTGGCCTCAGCCTGGGCTATCTGCTGTTCTTGCTGGGACCCGCTGCCGTCATGTTTGTGGCGCGGCCGTTGCCGCTGCGCTGGCAAAGGTTGACCTGGGACTCCCTCCGGCGCAAGCTGGGCGACTCGGCTGCCATGTTCTCGGCCATCTTGTTTTTGCCGGCCGTGCTGGTCCTGGCCCGCAGTCGGCTGGCAGCCGGTGCAGGTTGGGACACGGTCGCCATGTGGCAGGTGTTGTCCCGGCTGTCCGATGTCTACATGCAGATTTTCGCCATCTATTTCACGCACTTTTTTATGCAGCGGCTACACGCAGTAGATGACGAACGGCCTTTGCTAAAGCAAGCAGCGCTATTGAACCTGGGAGCCATGGCCGGGGTGGGGCTGCTGTTTTATCTTTTTTATGACCTGGCCGTACAGCTATTGTTTACGGTGGATTACCTATGGGGCCGTGAATTCGTGCCCTGGCAGGTGGGGGTAGACAGCCTCAAAGTGCTGACTATGGTCTTGATGTACACCTTCATTGCTCACCGGCGGTTCAAATCGTATATCGCGATGGAACTCGGGCAGGCGGCGTTGCTGCTGCTGCTGATCACCCAGACCCCGCTGGGAAATTCGCTAGAAGGATTGTACCAAGCTCTATTTCTCAGCGCTGCGTTGGGTCTGGCCATAGCGGCAGGGCTGCATTTCAAAGGGAGAACACAATGA
- a CDS encoding NAD-dependent epimerase/dehydratase family protein: MKVVVTGAHGMLGTHLRAYLRAFEEVEVVPVGREEFAGSARLAESVRNADVVFHLAGMNRGDEQEVARTNVALTEQLVAALEEAESRAHVLFSSSTHIERDTPYGQSKRRAAEVLEAWAQASGGKFTNVVLPGVFGEGGKPFYNSVVATFCHQLAAGEEPSVDSDAPIEQIHAQEASRRMWRMVQEGQTGTVRVEGTQLTVRGLLETLQEMRRTYAEHIIPDISDPFRRDLFNMYRSYLYPQHYPVALKLHTDLRGSLFEAIKSPSGGQTFMSTTHPGITRGNHFHTRKVERFLVSGGEAEIRLRHIFGDEVQVFRVSGDQPSYVDIPTLHTHNITNVGDSTLLTMFWTNELFDPANPDQVMEMVEPQ, encoded by the coding sequence ATGAAAGTGGTGGTGACCGGCGCTCATGGGATGCTGGGCACCCATCTGCGGGCTTACCTACGGGCTTTTGAGGAGGTGGAAGTCGTTCCTGTGGGCCGCGAAGAGTTCGCTGGTTCCGCGCGGCTGGCTGAAAGCGTGCGTAACGCAGACGTGGTCTTCCACTTGGCCGGCATGAACCGTGGCGACGAGCAGGAAGTGGCCCGCACCAACGTAGCCCTGACGGAGCAGCTGGTGGCCGCCCTGGAAGAGGCGGAGAGCCGGGCGCATGTGCTGTTTTCGTCCTCCACCCACATCGAGCGCGACACGCCCTACGGTCAGTCCAAGCGCCGCGCTGCCGAGGTGCTGGAAGCTTGGGCGCAGGCCAGCGGCGGCAAGTTCACCAACGTGGTGCTGCCCGGTGTGTTTGGCGAAGGTGGCAAGCCCTTTTACAACTCGGTGGTCGCGACCTTCTGCCATCAGCTGGCTGCCGGCGAGGAACCCAGCGTGGACAGTGACGCTCCTATCGAGCAGATTCACGCGCAGGAAGCCTCGCGGCGGATGTGGCGGATGGTGCAAGAAGGCCAGACCGGCACTGTGAGGGTAGAGGGCACGCAGCTGACGGTGCGCGGTCTGCTGGAGACGCTGCAGGAAATGCGCCGCACCTACGCAGAACACATCATCCCTGACATCAGCGACCCGTTCCGGCGCGACCTGTTCAACATGTACCGTTCGTACCTGTACCCACAGCACTACCCGGTGGCCCTCAAGCTGCACACCGACCTGCGCGGCAGCCTGTTTGAAGCCATCAAGAGCCCCAGCGGTGGGCAGACCTTCATGTCCACCACCCACCCCGGCATCACCCGTGGCAACCACTTTCACACCCGCAAGGTGGAACGTTTCCTGGTGTCGGGCGGCGAGGCGGAAATTCGGCTGCGGCACATCTTCGGTGACGAGGTACAGGTCTTCCGCGTGTCGGGCGACCAGCCGTCCTATGTGGATATTCCCACGCTGCATACCCACAACATCACCAACGTGGGTGACAGTACCCTGCTGACCATGTTCTGGACCAACGAACTGTTCGACCCGGCCAACCCCGACCAGGTTATGGAAATGGTGGAACCTCAATGA
- a CDS encoding CopZ family metallochaperone, translated as MTQIQNNQMMTELNIEGMSCGHCVAAVEKALRGVPGVELVTVSLEEGRAAVQGNAEQAAMIAAVAEEGYVATPAGMARHS; from the coding sequence ATGACCCAAATCCAGAACAATCAGATGATGACCGAGCTGAACATTGAGGGCATGAGCTGCGGCCACTGCGTCGCGGCGGTGGAAAAGGCGCTACGCGGGGTACCGGGGGTAGAGCTGGTCACGGTCAGCCTGGAAGAGGGCAGGGCGGCGGTCCAGGGCAATGCTGAGCAGGCGGCCATGATTGCGGCTGTGGCAGAAGAAGGCTATGTCGCCACTCCCGCCGGCATGGCGCGTCACAGCTGA
- a CDS encoding glycosyltransferase family 4 protein, translating to MNIAMVVAKYDETGSSPYLTNELADALTVRGHHVTVLYVDWEAEAEPKVKYREGQTLHVDRTMPRGKGLVAMARKWSLAPLKYLSFGQALSKRYDLAIYYSPLFVAYPLIALNRLKARRKLAVYWDFFPYHQVELGMIPRGPIEKGLHAAELHLLRQMDVIGLMSPKNRESFRRVFGWKDDSRLRLLPIWGGSERLPLREPDAQKYCVFGGQLAPGRNIEALVRAAEFLPADIELRIYGRGPLQPALEALIRERGLKNVRLMGQVSREQYQREIAGAWLGLIITDPNAKTDSFPSKVIDYFRVALPVLAITEEGSDFGSFVQETAQGGRKLHSDDPQQIAAAIAEMVATPQRSEWGRSGHAYYYAHMTADRIAEQVEEMAQAGLESAQ from the coding sequence ATGAACATTGCAATGGTGGTTGCCAAATACGACGAAACCGGGTCGTCGCCCTACCTCACCAACGAGCTGGCCGACGCCCTGACTGTGCGGGGGCACCATGTCACCGTGCTGTACGTGGACTGGGAGGCTGAAGCCGAGCCGAAGGTGAAGTACCGGGAGGGGCAGACCTTACATGTGGACCGTACCATGCCCAGAGGTAAGGGCCTGGTCGCAATGGCCCGCAAGTGGTCCCTGGCGCCGCTGAAGTACCTCTCGTTCGGGCAGGCGCTGAGTAAACGGTACGACCTGGCCATCTACTATTCGCCGCTGTTCGTCGCCTATCCACTGATTGCCCTGAACCGCTTGAAAGCCCGGCGCAAGCTGGCCGTGTACTGGGACTTTTTCCCGTATCACCAAGTTGAGCTGGGCATGATTCCGCGTGGCCCTATCGAGAAGGGGTTGCATGCCGCCGAGCTGCACCTGCTGCGGCAGATGGACGTGATTGGGCTGATGTCGCCGAAGAACCGCGAGTCGTTCAGGCGAGTATTCGGCTGGAAAGATGATTCGCGGCTGCGGCTGCTGCCTATCTGGGGTGGCAGCGAACGGCTTCCCTTACGCGAACCCGACGCTCAGAAATACTGCGTGTTCGGCGGCCAGCTGGCACCAGGGCGCAACATCGAAGCCCTGGTGCGGGCGGCCGAGTTCCTGCCCGCCGACATCGAGTTACGAATCTATGGACGTGGGCCACTGCAACCGGCGCTGGAAGCTTTAATTCGTGAGCGTGGACTGAAGAACGTCCGGCTGATGGGTCAGGTGAGCCGTGAGCAGTATCAGCGTGAAATTGCCGGGGCCTGGCTGGGCCTGATCATCACCGACCCGAACGCGAAGACCGATTCTTTCCCGTCCAAGGTGATCGACTATTTCCGGGTGGCGCTGCCGGTGCTGGCCATCACCGAGGAGGGTTCCGATTTCGGCAGCTTCGTGCAGGAGACGGCGCAGGGTGGGCGCAAGCTGCACAGCGACGACCCGCAGCAGATTGCCGCGGCCATTGCTGAGATGGTAGCCACCCCGCAGCGGAGCGAGTGGGGCCGCAGCGGACACGCCTACTACTACGCCCACATGACGGCGGACCGGATTGCCGAACAGGTCGAGGAAATGGCACAGGCAGGCCTGGAGAGCGCGCAGTGA